Proteins from a single region of Synechococcus sp. WH 8109:
- a CDS encoding aspartate carbamoyltransferase catalytic subunit, with amino-acid sequence MSGWPHRHVLDLASFAREDFAAVLELAQRFRLLPITGARKLPALQGRLVATLFFEPSTRTRSSFELAAKRLSADVMSFSPSSSSLSKGESVLDTARTYVAMGADVLVVRHRSTGVPQQLALDLQQMGERTVVLNGGDGLHSHPSQGLLDLLTLARHFSPQYPMPEALQGRRIVIVGDILHSRVARSNLWALTACGADVVLCGPPSLVPEEFASFVDAPPPGLLKDPVPQRGKVSVVRRLEHALPGADAVMTLRLQKERMGQQLLTSLERYHRDFGLTHERMQLCGENVPVLHPGPVNRGVELSGSLLDDPRLSLVEEQVRNGVPTRMALLYLMAASESATEAPLVSSSS; translated from the coding sequence ATGAGTGGCTGGCCGCATCGACACGTGCTTGATCTCGCATCGTTTGCGCGGGAAGATTTTGCTGCCGTGCTTGAGCTCGCCCAGCGGTTTCGTTTGCTGCCGATCACTGGTGCCCGCAAACTGCCCGCCTTGCAGGGCCGTCTTGTGGCAACGCTGTTCTTCGAGCCCAGCACCCGAACCCGCAGCAGTTTTGAGTTGGCGGCCAAGCGTCTGTCGGCAGACGTGATGAGCTTTTCACCCTCCAGCAGCTCACTCAGCAAAGGGGAAAGCGTTCTCGACACGGCGCGCACCTATGTGGCCATGGGCGCCGACGTTCTGGTGGTGCGCCACCGTTCCACCGGTGTGCCGCAGCAGCTGGCGCTGGATCTGCAGCAGATGGGTGAGCGCACCGTGGTGCTCAATGGGGGCGATGGACTTCACAGTCATCCCAGTCAGGGACTGCTGGATCTGCTCACTCTTGCCCGGCATTTCTCGCCCCAGTACCCCATGCCGGAAGCGCTGCAAGGACGCCGGATTGTGATTGTTGGAGACATCCTTCACTCGCGGGTGGCCCGTTCCAATCTCTGGGCTTTGACGGCCTGTGGCGCGGATGTGGTGTTGTGCGGTCCTCCCAGCCTCGTTCCAGAGGAGTTTGCTTCCTTTGTGGATGCGCCGCCCCCGGGTCTGCTGAAGGATCCGGTGCCGCAACGGGGCAAGGTCAGCGTGGTGCGGCGCCTGGAGCATGCGCTGCCGGGCGCCGATGCTGTGATGACCTTGCGGCTTCAGAAGGAACGGATGGGCCAGCAGTTGCTCACCAGCTTGGAGCGCTATCACCGGGACTTCGGGCTGACCCATGAGCGGATGCAGCTCTGCGGAGAGAACGTTCCAGTACTGCATCCCGGCCCGGTCAATCGCGGCGTCGAATTGAGTGGGTCGCTTCTGGATGACCCGCGCCTCAGCCTTGTGGAAGAGCAGGTCAGGAATGGCGTGCCGACCCGGATGGCCTTGCTCTATTTGATGGCAGCTTCCGAGTCCGCAACTGAGGCCCCCTTGGTGTCGAGCAGCTCCTGA
- a CDS encoding DUF2555 domain-containing protein, which yields MASKDGSMLTQERLEAFDEASTAELARRLEEDDYPSPFDSLSDWHLLRALAIHRPELILPYHHLVDQEPFDED from the coding sequence ATGGCGTCTAAGGACGGCTCGATGCTTACGCAGGAACGGCTCGAAGCTTTTGACGAGGCCTCGACGGCCGAACTCGCCCGCCGGCTTGAAGAGGACGATTACCCATCACCTTTCGACAGCCTTTCGGATTGGCACCTGCTTCGGGCGCTGGCCATCCACCGGCCCGAACTGATCCTTCCGTACCACCATTTGGTGGACCAAGAACCTTTTGATGAAGACTGA
- a CDS encoding FAD-dependent oxidoreductase, which produces MVIVGGGFAGVHACKALAMADVHITLIDKRNFNLFQRLLYQVATGLVSRSDVATTLRELVGKQDNVQLLLGEVTNVNREGKEIVFYGKAYSYDHLILTTGSGSTYFGHEDWRAFAPPMKILEHAEEIGRRLLMAMEQAEQKPNPLGTPVPSPTCMASNFRTPGPAAKGHRSPGLIPNRENRITLSIKWLYALATRQRASILLSGMPSKHLALDAEDAHVPMASGKGPSIAEPDAALKAAMDYYAHQLSGPPKLRSCSTPRGPQLRTRKLPSNRARPSGSARHS; this is translated from the coding sequence GTGGTCATCGTCGGGGGCGGCTTTGCAGGGGTGCACGCCTGCAAGGCCCTGGCCATGGCCGATGTGCACATCACCCTGATTGACAAGCGCAACTTCAACCTGTTCCAGCGCCTGCTTTATCAGGTGGCCACTGGATTGGTCTCAAGAAGTGATGTGGCCACGACTCTGCGCGAACTGGTGGGCAAGCAAGACAACGTGCAGTTGCTGCTGGGGGAGGTCACCAACGTGAACCGCGAAGGCAAAGAGATCGTTTTCTACGGCAAGGCCTACAGCTATGACCATCTGATCCTGACCACAGGATCAGGCAGCACTTATTTCGGCCACGAAGACTGGCGGGCCTTTGCGCCCCCGATGAAAATCCTCGAGCACGCCGAGGAAATAGGCCGTCGTCTGCTGATGGCGATGGAGCAGGCAGAGCAGAAACCGAACCCCCTAGGCACGCCAGTGCCGTCGCCGACCTGCATGGCTTCAAATTTCCGGACGCCTGGGCCTGCTGCTAAGGGCCATCGTTCACCTGGCTTGATCCCCAACCGAGAGAACCGGATCACCTTGAGCATCAAATGGCTGTACGCCCTGGCGACCCGGCAACGGGCCTCGATTCTGCTTAGCGGCATGCCGAGCAAGCATCTGGCCCTGGATGCTGAGGATGCCCACGTCCCTATGGCCAGCGGCAAAGGTCCCTCCATCGCAGAACCCGATGCCGCCCTCAAAGCAGCGATGGATTACTACGCCCATCAACTCAGTGGTCCCCCCAAACTCAGGAGCTGCTCGACACCAAGGGGGCCTCAGTTGCGGACTCGGAAGCTGCCATCAAATAGAGCAAGGCCATCCGGGTCGGCACGCCATTCCTGA
- a CDS encoding creatininase family protein: MTAATPGPVDSTDAIRLALRSWPEVESYLQGCKGVIIPLGSTEQHGPTGAIGTDALTAEAVALEVGRRTGVLVTPAQAFGMAEHHLGFAGTMSLQPATLLAVLHDLVLSLGRHGFERVFVINGHGGNIATAKAAFAQAHGTATTRNLPVAPQLRCRLANWFMAGPVMRQARDLYGNKEGHHATPSEIAVTLAVEPSLQSKQRPLPDPAPAGPIHGPDDFRRRHPDGRMGSHPSLATAQHGDALLETAATALSEDLRTFLGES; encoded by the coding sequence ATGACCGCTGCAACTCCCGGTCCTGTCGACAGCACGGACGCCATTCGCCTCGCCCTGCGCAGTTGGCCTGAAGTGGAGAGCTACCTCCAAGGCTGCAAGGGGGTGATCATTCCCCTGGGATCCACCGAGCAGCACGGCCCCACAGGCGCCATCGGCACCGACGCCCTTACCGCAGAGGCGGTGGCCCTTGAGGTGGGTCGTCGCACAGGCGTTTTGGTCACCCCAGCTCAAGCCTTCGGCATGGCGGAACACCACCTTGGTTTCGCGGGAACGATGAGCCTGCAGCCGGCAACGCTTCTGGCCGTTCTGCACGACCTGGTGTTGTCCCTGGGCCGGCATGGCTTCGAACGGGTATTCGTGATCAATGGCCACGGCGGCAACATTGCAACGGCCAAAGCCGCCTTTGCCCAGGCCCACGGCACCGCCACCACCCGCAATCTCCCCGTTGCCCCGCAGCTGCGTTGTCGGCTGGCCAACTGGTTCATGGCCGGCCCCGTGATGCGCCAGGCGCGCGATCTGTACGGCAACAAAGAAGGCCATCACGCCACGCCCAGCGAAATCGCTGTCACCCTCGCGGTGGAGCCGAGCCTGCAGAGCAAGCAGCGACCGCTGCCCGACCCTGCGCCGGCAGGCCCCATTCATGGACCGGACGACTTCCGGCGCCGTCACCCCGATGGACGCATGGGGTCCCATCCCTCCTTGGCCACCGCCCAGCATGGTGACGCCTTGCTGGAGACAGCCGCCACCGCGTTGAGCGAGGATCTGCGCACGTTCCTCGGCGAGTCATGA
- a CDS encoding queuosine precursor transporter produces MDSNLQARRDGVFLVLAGLFLGTLGMLNILGLTRFLQLGSIGGWPIVVAIGALPYPITFLCTDLISELWGEQKANQVVWVGLLLNGWVLLILWLGGVLPGMSGSDDSTFRTIQQLSFGSVGASMVAYLTAQFVDVRLFHFWKQLTKGKALWLRNNGSTLVSQLVDTSAVVLISHYGAHVLPMQPERSVLPQLISFIGSGYLFKVLAALTDTLPFIWLTGWLREWLDIPEEEGELTTEATSSMHEGRIHSKLR; encoded by the coding sequence GTGGACAGCAACCTCCAGGCACGGCGTGATGGTGTGTTTCTGGTGCTGGCGGGTTTGTTCCTTGGAACCCTCGGCATGCTCAACATTTTGGGCCTGACGCGCTTCCTGCAACTGGGCAGCATCGGCGGCTGGCCGATCGTGGTGGCCATTGGCGCACTGCCTTACCCGATCACGTTCCTCTGCACTGATCTGATCAGCGAACTCTGGGGAGAACAGAAAGCCAATCAAGTGGTGTGGGTCGGGCTGCTGCTCAACGGCTGGGTGCTGCTGATCCTCTGGCTGGGGGGCGTTCTGCCGGGCATGAGCGGCAGCGATGACAGCACCTTTCGCACCATTCAGCAGCTCAGTTTCGGTTCGGTTGGCGCCTCAATGGTGGCCTACCTCACGGCGCAGTTCGTGGACGTGCGGCTGTTCCATTTCTGGAAACAGCTCACCAAAGGCAAAGCGCTCTGGCTGCGCAACAACGGCTCCACCCTGGTGAGCCAGTTGGTGGACACCAGTGCAGTGGTGCTGATCAGCCATTACGGCGCCCATGTGCTTCCCATGCAGCCGGAACGGTCCGTGCTGCCCCAGCTGATCAGCTTCATTGGCAGCGGGTACCTGTTCAAAGTGCTGGCAGCGTTGACCGACACGCTTCCCTTCATATGGCTCACGGGATGGCTGAGGGAGTGGCTGGACATTCCTGAAGAAGAAGGCGAACTCACAACAGAAGCAACGTCATCGATGCATGAAGGGCGCATCCACTCCAAACTGAGATGA
- a CDS encoding DNA-3-methyladenine glycosylase, protein MAASRQPVIDFVSLPLNFFARPAQIVGPDLVGCRLVKRQDKGSLLWGVIVETEAYSQDDPACHGYRRRSPQNETLFGEPGRFYVYVSYGIHHCVNVVTDRADWANGVLLRAVALPDEPERIAAGPGLLARRFGLDRRDDSRPVTGEHDVWMAPRSNTFASQDLVTTTRIGISQGAATPWRWYLRSSRSVSRRDRGDRIPPQSQCWSPSLESPS, encoded by the coding sequence GTGGCCGCCAGCCGGCAGCCTGTCATCGATTTCGTTTCGCTTCCGCTCAATTTTTTTGCCCGTCCGGCTCAGATCGTGGGGCCCGATCTGGTGGGCTGCAGGTTGGTGAAACGCCAAGACAAAGGCAGCCTGCTCTGGGGCGTGATCGTTGAAACTGAGGCCTATTCCCAGGACGATCCCGCTTGTCACGGTTACCGCCGCCGTTCACCGCAAAACGAAACCCTGTTCGGTGAGCCAGGGCGTTTTTATGTGTATGTCAGCTACGGCATCCACCACTGCGTGAATGTGGTCACCGATCGGGCCGATTGGGCCAACGGCGTGTTGCTCCGTGCCGTGGCACTTCCCGATGAACCGGAGCGGATTGCGGCAGGGCCCGGTCTGCTAGCACGTCGTTTCGGGCTTGATCGCCGTGATGACAGCCGTCCGGTGACGGGCGAACATGACGTGTGGATGGCCCCAAGGTCAAACACATTTGCCAGCCAGGATCTTGTGACAACCACCCGGATCGGCATCTCCCAGGGCGCTGCAACACCATGGCGCTGGTACCTGCGGAGCAGTCGCAGTGTCAGCAGGCGTGATCGGGGTGATCGCATACCGCCTCAGTCACAGTGCTGGTCGCCATCGCTGGAGTCGCCGTCATGA
- the gatC gene encoding Asp-tRNA(Asn)/Glu-tRNA(Gln) amidotransferase subunit GatC, with protein MSQISSDDVRKVAQLARLDLPEDKIATYTDQLESILEYVSQLQQVDTEDVPETTRAVEVTNVTRADGVQPTPVREDILNQAPQREGDFFRVPKILAD; from the coding sequence ATGAGCCAGATTTCCAGCGACGACGTCCGCAAGGTGGCCCAGCTCGCCCGCCTTGATCTTCCCGAGGACAAGATTGCGACCTACACCGATCAGCTTGAGTCAATCCTCGAGTACGTGAGTCAGCTCCAGCAGGTGGACACCGAAGACGTTCCGGAAACCACCCGAGCCGTGGAGGTGACCAACGTCACCCGGGCCGATGGCGTGCAGCCGACCCCCGTTCGGGAAGACATCCTCAACCAGGCACCCCAGAGAGAGGGTGACTTCTTCCGGGTTCCGAAAATCTTGGCCGACTGA
- a CDS encoding DUF565 domain-containing protein yields MLAGHGRVMGITGFDPASSPETSAVRRLQSTRLQNNVGAALQRLDRWARNPWRRFSLLALAGLIGFLIGSAITSVAGVLGQMDPIAALVVVLGTELTIRRRRSSEPSLKLPQQLLDLGRIGFLYGLFLEGFKLI; encoded by the coding sequence GTGCTGGCAGGGCATGGCCGGGTGATGGGGATCACTGGTTTCGACCCTGCCTCTTCCCCTGAAACCAGCGCCGTGCGACGGCTTCAATCCACCCGGCTGCAAAACAACGTTGGAGCAGCACTTCAAAGGCTGGATCGATGGGCGCGCAATCCTTGGCGGCGCTTCTCCTTGCTGGCCCTTGCCGGACTCATTGGCTTTTTAATCGGTAGCGCCATCACATCAGTCGCAGGAGTTCTCGGGCAGATGGACCCCATCGCTGCGCTTGTGGTGGTTCTTGGCACTGAACTCACGATTCGGCGCCGACGCAGCTCCGAACCATCACTGAAGCTGCCCCAACAGCTCCTGGATCTTGGTCGTATTGGCTTTCTCTACGGCCTCTTTCTCGAAGGGTTCAAGCTGATCTGA